One genomic window of Coffea eugenioides isolate CCC68of chromosome 1, Ceug_1.0, whole genome shotgun sequence includes the following:
- the LOC113750600 gene encoding ETHYLENE INSENSITIVE 3-like 3 protein: MNKERSFGFSGEHSLFIGVMEDIGVDISSDIEVDDIRCENMAEKDVSDEEIEPEELERRMWKDRIKLKRLKERQKIAAQQAAEKQKSKQTTDQARRKKMSRAQDGILKYMLKLMEVCQARGFVYGIIPEKGKPVSGASDNIRAWWKEKVKFDKNGPAAIDKYEAECRVKVEGVGNQNGNSQSILQDLQDATLGSLLSSLMQHCDPPQRKYPLEKGVPPPWWPSGNEEWWIRLGLPKGHTPPYKKPHDLKKMWKVGVLTAVIKHMSPDIAKIRRLVRQSKCLQDKMTAKESLIWLNVLSREEALMQQPSSENGSSSISEAPWRGRGQRKKPSVSSDSDYDVDGTDGTDCVSSKDNRRNQQLDMAPLKVVPQSVQEKEQREVRPKKKKRTRSNNENMLVSQSVNEHRHDVPKDMVPDINHTGVEYPGYKSENNRTTAMSPIENDAESQSHLPVAELNHISTLPSANDIGGENTFASNKSLLHQSAQNLELVPYDSGSHQEAQDFQLHNIPEFSELHDGVPNSGVHYGPQDPSFQNRPQNALLQHGPHPLQHDPHPQSTPLLPGVHNSGMPQAHQYHFYTPHVDIGLNRDGHQSVVAFNELQPRIENREVNVPIIQRIGNEVTGGDFDHYLKDRFENEQNAPVQNHFIPPLNSLSPDYPFLSMDGPPYDDYLLDDDLIEYLAS, translated from the coding sequence TTCGGATATTGAAGTGGATGATATAAGGTGTGAGAATATGGCAGAAAAAGATGTCAGCGATGAGGAGATTGAACCAGAAGAATTGGAAAGGCGGATGTGGAAGGACCGAATTAAGCTTAAGAGGCTCAAAGAGAGGCAGAAGATAGCAGCACAGCAGGCTGCGGAGAAGCAAAAGTCAAAGCAAACGACTGATCAAGCTAGGCGGAAGAAGATGTCTAGAGCTCAAGATGGGATTTTGAAGTACATGTTGAAGCTGATGGAAGTTTGCCAGGCTCGTGGATTCGTGTATGGGATTATTCCTGAAAAGGGTAAGCCAGTTAGTGGTGCTTCAGATAATATTAGGGCTTGGTGGAAGGAGAAGGTGAAATTTGATAAGAATGGGCCTGCTGCGATAGATAAATATGAAGCTGAGTGTCGTGTCAAGGTAGAGGGAGTTGGTAATCAGAATGGAAACTCACAAAGCATTCTGCAAGATTTGCAGGATGCAACTCTAGGATCACTATTGTCATCTTTAATGCAGCATTGTGACCCACCACAGCGGAAATATCCTTTGGAGAAGGGTGTTCCACCGCCTTGGTGGCCATCAGGAAATGAGGAATGGTGGATAAGATTAGGGCTACCAAAGGGTCATACCCCTCCTTATAAGAAGCCACATGATTTGAAGAAGATGTGGAAAGTTGGTGTTCTTACTGCAGTTATAAAGCATATGTCACCTGATATAGCCAAAATCAGGAGGCTTGTACGACAATCAAAGTGCTTGCAGGATAAGATGACTGCTAAGGAAAGCTTGATTTGGTTGAATGTTCTTAGCAGAGAGGAAGCCCTCATGCAGCAGCCAAGCAGTGAGAATGGTTCATCTAGTATTAGTGAGGCACCTTGGAGAGGTCGTGGTCAAAGAAAGAAACCTTCAGTTAGCAGTGACAGTGACTATGATGTAGATGGCACTGATGGAACTGATTGTGTCTCATCTAAAGATAACAGGAGAAACCAGCAATTAGATATGGCACCATTAAAGGTTGTTCCTCAGTCTGttcaagaaaaagaacaaagagAGGTGCGgcctaaaaaaaagaaacgtACAAGATCAAACAATGAAAATATGCTGGTTTCCCAATCTGTAAATGAGCACCGTCACGATGTGCCAAAAGATATGGTGCCTGACATCAACCACACAGGTGTAGAGTACCCTGGCTACAAGTCAGAAAATAATAGAACAACAGCAATGAGCCCTATAGAGAATGATGCAGAGAGTCAATCTCATTTACCTGTAGCTGAACTTAATCACATCTCCACTCTTCCATCTGCCAATGACATAGGTGGAGAAAATACTTTTGCAAGCAACAAGTCCTTACTTCACCAATCAGCTCAAAATCTCGAACTTGTACCTTATGATTCTGGATCGCATCAGGAGGCTCAAGATTTTCAACTACATAATATACCTGAATTTTCTGAGTTGCATGATGGAGTCCCAAATTCAGGAGTGCACTATGGACCTCAAGATCCTAGTTTTCAGAATAGGCCCCAAAATGCTCTTTTGCAACATGGTCCTCATCCTTTGCAGCATGATCCTCATCCTCAGAGCACTCCTTTACTACCAGGGGTTCATAATTCTGGTATGCCTCAGGCCCATCAATATCATTTTTACACCCCACATGTGGATATTGGTCTAAATCGTGATGGGCATCAATCTGTGGTGGCATTCAACGAATTACAGCCTAGGATAGAGAATCGTGAAGTTAATGTACCAATTATACAAAGAATTGGGAATGAAGTAACAGGTGGAGATTTTGATCACTATTTGAAAGACAGATTTGAAAATGAGCAAAATGCACCTGTTCAGAATCATTTCATACCTCCACTGAATAGCCTGTCACCTGATTATCCTTTCTTATCAATGGATGGTCCACCATATGATGACTACTTGCTTGATGATGACTTGATTGAATACCTAGCCTCCTAA